One part of the Thermococcus radiotolerans genome encodes these proteins:
- a CDS encoding UDP-N-acetyl-D-mannosamine dehydrogenase gives MLDRIEDRSAEIAVIGLGYIGLPTAIMFANAGFRVTGYEIRRNVVESINSGKAHIVEPEIDDLLKKAIENGTLRATSDPNDIKGKDVYIICVQTPLREDKTPNLEFLRSAVETVAKVMKKGSLVIIESTVPPLTTVKMAELIEELRGFRAGKDFYMVHAPERVMPGRIFKELVYNSRIFGGITPESAELAEKLYRSFVRGQTFKTSSTVSEVVKLMENTFRDVNIALANEFALLAHQYGIDVFEAIELANTHPRVKIHVPGIGVGGHCLPKDPHLLVWPAERDFGLIRLAREINDSMPLLTRELLFNALGEVNVPPNDAVVTILGLAYKGNSDDTRNSPAFALIDAIKDDVAEVRTYDPFVGGTHQNLEEALNGADAAVIATDHTAFKSLDWEGLGKLMRTRILVDGRHVVEKPPRGFVFRGVGRGEY, from the coding sequence ATGCTGGACAGGATAGAGGACAGAAGCGCAGAGATAGCTGTGATAGGTCTCGGTTACATAGGCCTCCCGACGGCAATAATGTTCGCCAACGCGGGTTTTAGGGTCACGGGGTATGAGATAAGGAGAAACGTCGTCGAGAGCATAAACTCTGGGAAGGCCCACATAGTGGAACCAGAGATAGACGATCTCCTCAAAAAGGCCATCGAAAACGGCACCCTGCGGGCGACCTCCGATCCAAACGATATCAAGGGAAAAGACGTCTACATAATCTGCGTTCAGACACCCCTCAGGGAGGATAAGACCCCCAACCTAGAATTCCTGCGGAGTGCCGTTGAGACCGTCGCAAAGGTCATGAAAAAAGGTTCGCTGGTCATAATCGAGAGCACCGTTCCGCCGCTCACGACAGTTAAGATGGCGGAGCTCATAGAGGAACTCAGGGGATTCCGGGCGGGGAAGGACTTCTACATGGTCCACGCCCCGGAGAGGGTGATGCCGGGCAGGATATTCAAGGAGCTGGTTTACAACTCCCGCATTTTTGGGGGAATAACTCCGGAGAGCGCGGAGCTGGCTGAGAAGCTGTACCGTTCCTTCGTCAGGGGGCAGACCTTTAAGACCAGCTCAACCGTCAGCGAGGTTGTCAAGCTCATGGAGAACACCTTCCGCGACGTCAACATCGCCCTAGCCAACGAGTTCGCGCTCCTCGCACACCAGTACGGGATAGACGTCTTCGAGGCGATAGAGCTCGCCAACACCCATCCGAGGGTCAAGATTCACGTTCCAGGCATCGGCGTCGGCGGCCACTGCCTTCCAAAGGACCCCCATCTGCTCGTCTGGCCCGCCGAGAGGGATTTTGGACTGATACGGCTTGCCAGGGAGATAAACGACTCGATGCCTCTGCTCACGAGGGAACTCCTGTTCAACGCTCTTGGAGAGGTCAACGTCCCGCCAAACGACGCCGTCGTGACAATTCTCGGCCTCGCGTACAAGGGAAACAGCGATGACACGAGAAACTCCCCCGCGTTTGCGCTCATTGATGCCATCAAAGATGATGTGGCGGAGGTCAGGACCTACGACCCGTTTGTCGGCGGAACCCATCAAAACCTGGAGGAGGCCCTCAACGGAGCGGATGCAGCCGTCATAGCAACCGATCACACCGCCTTCAAGTCCCTCGACTGGGAGGGGCTCGGTAAGCTCATGAGAACGAGAATCCTCGTGGATGGAAGGCACGTTGTTGAGAAACCGCCCCGCGGGTTCGTCTTCAGGGGAGTTGGGAGGGGAGAGTATTGA
- a CDS encoding proton-conducting transporter transmembrane domain-containing protein — translation MINELLIIIFAPLIAGVIAWALDIKGVREAIGLIGAAIPLAYLAKLYSTVLNEAVNYSVTVSGFTLQFQLNTMSWYFAAVASLVGLAMALGMASTSKSSYDWLFALMSYTGVLGVFLSQDFVGFFLLWEMMTFASFMMVIRRNKHESLKYFVLSVIGAYAMLIAIGILYAKTGALDFATIRQALYIDASLGAISTAETVLIFGLFLTAFGVKAGAVPLHVWAPGAYSETDQSYTTFFSGALSKAGAYGFLLLYILMGYKLYAALGTFHGHLTFAYIIAWIGAITVVVAGFLAVLQEDIRKLFAYSSVSQVGYILLAFGLGSSLGFAGGLFHVLSHAVFKGLFWLVTAAIILQTGKTQFKDMGGLAEKMPFTFAMGLIAVLSLAGIPPMAGFASKWLIYEAAISAHMPLVAGAIFLGSGIAFAYVVRFLYAVWFGQRPSDLEDVKEAPLPLLIGMALLAIPNLLFGVAPGIVTKYLNRMLGGEIVGGDYYKLVTPTGTYNALLVTIALTIGLVIAGLVYLYGAKVRKIKVTNTYQSGNPVTEEFNLSIRKNFYRPLAEALEFWLKYSWDRFYERLAGIAEDFADSIRQSLYNGNVQSYSWYLAIVLLILALWGVL, via the coding sequence ATGATCAACGAACTCCTCATCATAATCTTTGCGCCCCTGATAGCTGGAGTCATAGCGTGGGCGCTTGATATAAAGGGCGTGAGGGAGGCTATAGGCCTCATAGGCGCGGCGATACCCCTCGCGTACCTCGCCAAGCTTTACTCCACCGTCCTGAACGAGGCGGTAAACTACTCGGTTACGGTTAGCGGGTTCACCCTGCAGTTCCAGCTCAACACCATGAGCTGGTACTTCGCGGCGGTGGCCTCGCTGGTGGGCCTTGCGATGGCCCTCGGAATGGCATCAACCTCGAAGAGCTCCTACGACTGGCTCTTCGCCCTGATGAGCTACACGGGAGTGCTCGGTGTCTTCCTGAGCCAGGATTTCGTGGGATTCTTCCTGCTCTGGGAGATGATGACCTTCGCCAGCTTCATGATGGTCATCAGGAGGAACAAGCACGAGTCCCTCAAGTACTTCGTGCTGAGCGTTATCGGAGCCTACGCGATGCTGATAGCGATAGGCATCCTCTACGCCAAGACAGGAGCGCTCGACTTCGCCACCATAAGGCAGGCCCTCTACATTGACGCAAGCCTCGGAGCGATAAGCACCGCCGAGACGGTCCTAATATTCGGGCTGTTCCTGACGGCGTTCGGCGTTAAGGCCGGTGCCGTTCCGCTCCACGTCTGGGCGCCCGGAGCTTACAGCGAGACCGACCAGAGCTACACGACCTTCTTCAGCGGTGCCCTCAGTAAGGCGGGAGCCTATGGATTCCTCCTGCTCTACATCCTCATGGGCTACAAGCTCTACGCGGCCCTTGGAACCTTCCACGGGCACCTGACCTTCGCATACATAATCGCGTGGATAGGGGCGATAACCGTAGTCGTTGCAGGCTTCCTAGCTGTCCTCCAGGAGGACATCAGGAAGCTCTTCGCCTACTCGTCGGTCAGCCAGGTCGGCTACATACTGCTCGCCTTCGGACTCGGTAGCAGCCTCGGATTTGCCGGAGGTCTCTTCCACGTGCTCAGCCATGCAGTCTTCAAAGGCCTCTTCTGGCTCGTGACCGCTGCCATAATCCTCCAGACAGGCAAGACCCAGTTCAAGGACATGGGAGGCCTCGCTGAGAAGATGCCCTTCACCTTCGCGATGGGTCTGATAGCGGTGCTGAGCCTCGCGGGAATCCCGCCGATGGCCGGCTTTGCCAGCAAGTGGCTCATCTACGAGGCAGCCATAAGCGCCCACATGCCCCTCGTTGCAGGCGCCATATTCCTCGGAAGCGGCATAGCGTTCGCCTACGTGGTCAGGTTCCTCTACGCGGTTTGGTTCGGCCAGAGGCCGAGCGACCTTGAGGACGTTAAGGAGGCACCGCTCCCGCTCCTCATAGGAATGGCTCTACTGGCGATCCCCAACCTGCTCTTCGGTGTGGCACCGGGCATAGTCACCAAGTACCTCAACAGGATGCTCGGAGGGGAAATCGTCGGCGGTGACTACTACAAGCTCGTTACTCCGACGGGAACCTACAACGCCCTGCTCGTGACGATAGCCCTCACAATCGGCCTGGTCATAGCCGGGCTGGTGTACCTCTACGGCGCCAAGGTGAGGAAGATAAAGGTGACAAACACCTACCAGTCGGGTAACCCCGTCACTGAGGAGTTCAACCTCAGCATCAGAAAGAACTTCTACAGACCGCTGGCAGAGGCCCTGGAGTTCTGGCTCAAGTACAGCTGGGACAGGTTCTACGAGCGCCTGGCGGGCATAGCGGAGGACTTCGCCGACTCGATCAGACAGTCCCTGTACAACGGCAACGTCCAGAGCTACTCGTGGTACCTGGCGATAGTGCTGCTCATACTCGCACTGTGGGGGGTGTTGTGA
- a CDS encoding Na(+)/H(+) antiporter subunit B, whose product MLKRALAIILLLIVGYWLAQGLAGVPFGQDRMLVAQYYLDNVKQQTGAVNAVTAVVVNYRGFDTLGEVTVLFIASTGVGALLWRKKKKRTAKTEGSIVLTTGTRLLVPFVMLFGAYIFIHGHLTPGGGFPGGATIATAFLLLYLAFITYEIPHKGFEKTEGLAGMSYVLVGLIGLSIGGYFLFDWIWQTWNFGTENVGRLLSGGFIPIIYTIIGLKVGTELSGIIDNMLKEEVSE is encoded by the coding sequence ATGCTCAAGCGCGCGCTCGCTATAATCCTGCTCCTCATCGTGGGTTACTGGCTCGCCCAGGGCCTCGCGGGAGTTCCCTTTGGGCAGGATAGGATGCTCGTTGCCCAGTACTACCTCGACAACGTGAAGCAGCAGACCGGAGCCGTCAACGCGGTCACCGCCGTCGTCGTCAACTACCGTGGATTCGATACCCTCGGTGAGGTCACCGTTCTGTTCATAGCATCAACCGGAGTCGGCGCACTCCTCTGGAGGAAAAAGAAGAAGAGAACCGCCAAGACCGAGGGTTCGATAGTCCTTACAACCGGAACCAGGCTTCTGGTGCCCTTCGTCATGCTCTTCGGTGCCTACATCTTCATCCACGGACACCTCACACCGGGAGGAGGATTCCCGGGCGGAGCCACCATCGCCACCGCATTCCTGCTGCTCTACCTGGCGTTCATAACCTACGAGATACCCCACAAGGGCTTCGAGAAGACAGAGGGGCTCGCGGGAATGAGTTACGTTCTCGTTGGCCTCATCGGTCTCTCCATAGGCGGCTACTTCCTCTTCGACTGGATATGGCAGACCTGGAACTTCGGCACGGAGAACGTTGGAAGGCTCCTCAGCGGCGGATTCATACCGATAATCTACACCATCATCGGCCTGAAGGTCGGCACTGAGCTCAGCGGCATCATCGACAACATGCTCAAGGAGGAGGTGAGCGAATGA
- the wecB gene encoding non-hydrolyzing UDP-N-acetylglucosamine 2-epimerase, producing MKPAFVFGTRPEIIKLAPVIRAFEERGVKPLLIHTGQHYDYEMSRVFLEELELDGIDYHLEVGSGTQAEQTGTAMIKIERVLMDERPDVTLVQGDTNTVLAGAIASVKLKIPVAHVEAGLRSFDRTMPEEINRILADHASEVLFAPTEEARRNLEREGITENVYVVGNTVVDAVLQNAEIAEKKSDILERFGLKPKEYVLITAHRAENTDSRENLTKFVEILEALPIKAIYPMHPRTRNRLKEFGLWKRISSIENLIITKPLGYLDFLKLEKNAFAIMTDSGGIQEESIILNVPCLTLRYNTERPETVTAGGNVLVGLEKERALGYLQRLLKDGEFYRKMAEAPNPFGDGRAGERIAQILLELHEKGELKVRSSRFI from the coding sequence TTGAAGCCGGCCTTCGTCTTCGGAACGAGGCCAGAGATAATAAAGCTGGCACCGGTCATAAGGGCGTTTGAGGAGAGGGGCGTCAAGCCGCTCCTCATCCACACGGGGCAGCACTACGACTACGAGATGAGCAGGGTCTTTTTGGAGGAACTTGAGCTCGACGGGATAGACTACCACCTGGAGGTCGGCTCCGGCACCCAGGCGGAGCAAACGGGAACCGCGATGATAAAGATCGAGAGGGTCCTGATGGATGAAAGGCCGGACGTGACCCTCGTGCAGGGAGACACCAACACGGTTCTGGCCGGGGCCATAGCGAGCGTTAAGCTGAAGATACCGGTCGCCCACGTCGAGGCTGGACTGAGGAGCTTCGACAGGACGATGCCGGAGGAGATAAACAGAATCCTGGCCGACCATGCGAGTGAGGTTCTCTTCGCCCCAACGGAGGAGGCGAGGAGGAACCTTGAGAGGGAAGGGATAACCGAGAACGTTTACGTCGTTGGCAACACGGTGGTCGACGCCGTTCTTCAGAACGCGGAGATAGCGGAAAAGAAGAGCGACATCCTCGAAAGGTTCGGCCTCAAACCTAAGGAATACGTCCTGATAACCGCCCACAGGGCCGAGAACACGGACAGCAGGGAAAACCTGACAAAGTTCGTTGAGATACTTGAGGCCCTTCCGATAAAGGCCATCTATCCCATGCACCCCCGCACGAGGAACAGACTGAAGGAATTCGGCCTGTGGAAAAGGATAAGCTCGATCGAGAACCTGATTATAACCAAGCCCCTCGGCTACCTTGACTTCCTCAAGCTGGAGAAGAACGCCTTCGCAATAATGACCGACTCCGGAGGAATACAGGAGGAGAGCATAATCCTCAACGTGCCCTGCCTTACCCTCCGCTACAACACCGAGAGGCCGGAAACAGTCACTGCTGGCGGCAACGTCCTCGTTGGCCTGGAGAAGGAGCGGGCTCTGGGGTACCTCCAAAGACTCCTGAAGGACGGGGAGTTCTACCGGAAAATGGCCGAGGCACCGAATCCCTTCGGCGACGGAAGGGCCGGGGAAAGGATAGCGCAAATACTGCTGGAGCTTCACGAAAAGGGAGAGCTGAAGGTCCGGAGCTCAAGGTTTATTTAA
- a CDS encoding monovalent cation/H+ antiporter complex subunit F: MIGINIYLALIAVATLLSMYRVFRGPTTVDRLVAVDIMTTITTGLMVLFALYYQRMIFLDVALVYAILAFGGVIAFARYMEGGL, encoded by the coding sequence ATGATAGGGATAAACATTTATCTCGCGCTCATAGCCGTAGCGACGCTGCTCAGCATGTACAGGGTCTTCAGAGGACCGACCACCGTTGACAGGCTCGTCGCCGTTGACATCATGACCACCATAACCACGGGGCTCATGGTTCTCTTCGCGCTCTACTACCAGAGGATGATATTCCTCGACGTTGCCCTGGTCTACGCGATACTCGCCTTCGGTGGAGTCATAGCCTTCGCGCGCTACATGGAGGGAGGTCTATGA
- a CDS encoding Na+/H+ antiporter subunit E, translating to MGEASRISRYLYTVIVLFLIWLFLTASLDPQELEIGLLLSLIVGAFTYEIFTTNGLANLNPKRIAYAIAYIPYFLWAMIMANLDVAYRVLHPKRPINPGIVECRTVLESDVGKLSLANSITLTPGTITLDVDGDKYFIHWIDVKDDSVEGASKNITQPFEKFLKVIFG from the coding sequence ATGGGAGAAGCAAGCAGGATAAGTCGCTACCTGTACACGGTTATCGTACTGTTCCTGATATGGCTGTTTCTAACGGCCAGTTTGGACCCACAGGAACTGGAAATCGGCCTACTACTGTCGCTCATCGTCGGTGCGTTCACCTACGAGATATTCACAACGAACGGCCTCGCAAACCTCAACCCCAAGAGGATAGCATACGCAATAGCCTACATCCCCTACTTCCTGTGGGCGATGATAATGGCAAACCTCGACGTCGCATACAGGGTTCTGCACCCCAAGAGACCGATAAACCCGGGAATCGTCGAGTGCAGGACCGTTCTCGAAAGCGACGTTGGGAAGCTCAGCTTGGCAAACTCCATCACCCTGACTCCGGGAACCATAACCCTCGACGTGGACGGTGACAAGTACTTCATCCACTGGATAGACGTCAAGGACGATTCTGTTGAAGGTGCCTCCAAGAACATAACCCAACCCTTTGAAAAGTTCCTGAAGGTGATCTTCGGATGA
- a CDS encoding proton-conducting transporter transmembrane domain-containing protein — MNGQYAALLIALPLISAFFVPLLKGAGKNAIRYFLIAVTALQTGIAAWVFQWVYSTGQPIIVIAGGWRPPVGINLYFGHFAALFVLIVAAISFLMAVFSLRAIEVEPIDKYAMLFLLLMLGATGMIATGDIFNLFVFMEITAISAYALTAYNKTGEAAEASMKYIVLGGIGSSFFLIGIALIYGSLGTLNMAQIAQLAATMDPTVAQVGLALIIFGLAVEAELFPLNAWAPDAYQAAPHPVTVMFSAFVVKAGLYAMARILYLMQDVGSWGSVLKLLVVLATLTVIIAELAALRQRNVKRMIAYSSIAQIGLIALALALGTQSGVDAGVFHMINHAIVKAMLFLAVGYVAMTLGGAEIENFRGLGRRMPLTAFAISVGAIATVGIPLFNIFWSKIRIILATLQVGYTWAAVLVLTASVVEAVYYFRLLHTIWFEGDGERIDENIVIGLMVLFLAALVVVIGIYPDYAWNLAQKAGNDLFNVAQYVKNVPLMGVGA; from the coding sequence ATGAACGGGCAGTACGCCGCTCTGCTCATAGCGCTACCCCTCATCAGCGCGTTCTTCGTGCCCCTGCTGAAGGGCGCCGGAAAGAACGCAATCAGGTACTTCCTCATAGCTGTCACCGCACTTCAGACCGGAATAGCCGCGTGGGTGTTCCAGTGGGTTTACTCCACGGGCCAGCCGATAATCGTCATCGCAGGTGGCTGGAGGCCGCCTGTTGGAATCAACCTGTACTTCGGCCACTTCGCGGCGCTCTTCGTGCTCATCGTCGCGGCAATCAGCTTCCTCATGGCTGTCTTCAGCCTCAGGGCAATCGAAGTCGAGCCCATAGACAAGTACGCCATGCTCTTCCTGCTCCTCATGCTCGGAGCCACCGGCATGATAGCGACGGGGGACATATTCAACCTCTTCGTATTCATGGAGATAACCGCAATCAGCGCCTACGCTCTAACCGCCTACAACAAGACCGGTGAGGCGGCCGAGGCCTCGATGAAGTACATCGTCCTCGGTGGAATCGGTTCCAGCTTCTTCCTCATCGGCATAGCGCTCATCTACGGTTCCCTCGGAACCCTCAACATGGCACAGATAGCGCAGCTGGCCGCAACAATGGACCCGACCGTCGCACAGGTGGGACTGGCGCTGATAATATTCGGCTTAGCCGTTGAAGCGGAGCTCTTCCCGCTCAACGCCTGGGCCCCCGATGCATACCAGGCCGCCCCGCACCCGGTGACCGTCATGTTCTCGGCCTTCGTCGTCAAGGCGGGCCTCTACGCCATGGCCAGGATTCTCTACCTGATGCAGGACGTCGGAAGCTGGGGTTCGGTTCTAAAGCTCCTCGTCGTGCTGGCGACGCTCACGGTAATCATTGCGGAGCTCGCCGCGCTCAGGCAGAGGAACGTCAAGAGGATGATAGCCTACTCCAGTATAGCCCAGATAGGCCTCATCGCGCTCGCCCTCGCCCTCGGAACCCAGAGCGGTGTTGACGCCGGCGTCTTCCACATGATAAACCACGCCATCGTGAAGGCCATGCTGTTCCTCGCGGTCGGCTACGTTGCGATGACCCTCGGAGGAGCAGAGATTGAGAACTTCAGGGGACTTGGAAGGAGGATGCCGCTGACTGCCTTCGCGATTTCAGTGGGCGCCATAGCCACCGTCGGAATACCGCTGTTCAACATATTCTGGAGCAAAATCAGGATAATACTCGCCACCCTCCAGGTGGGCTACACTTGGGCGGCTGTCTTGGTGCTCACCGCAAGCGTCGTGGAGGCCGTCTATTACTTCAGGCTGCTCCACACGATCTGGTTCGAGGGAGACGGAGAGAGGATAGACGAGAACATCGTTATCGGCCTCATGGTACTGTTCCTCGCGGCCCTCGTGGTCGTGATAGGAATCTACCCGGACTACGCCTGGAACCTCGCCCAGAAGGCCGGAAACGACCTCTTCAACGTTGCCCAGTACGTTAAGAACGTGCCACTGATGGGGGTGGGAGCATGA
- a CDS encoding DUF4040 domain-containing protein: MNCITCIEYIIVGVMIISAVLAVEWRDLLAAAVGTAAVSLFASLLFFMLQAPDVAMTEAAIGAALSGAIFIFAIKRTQRFETEEEEKPGWWVRW; this comes from the coding sequence ATGAACTGCATAACCTGCATCGAGTACATCATAGTAGGCGTCATGATAATATCCGCGGTTCTCGCGGTGGAGTGGAGAGACCTCCTAGCGGCGGCCGTTGGAACGGCTGCGGTCAGTCTATTCGCCTCGCTGCTGTTCTTCATGCTGCAGGCGCCGGACGTCGCAATGACAGAGGCAGCCATAGGCGCAGCGCTCAGCGGTGCGATATTCATCTTCGCCATCAAGAGAACTCAGCGCTTTGAGACGGAGGAGGAAGAGAAGCCCGGCTGGTGGGTGAGGTGGTGA
- a CDS encoding NADH-quinone oxidoreductase subunit K produces MISVYYFGAIALILVGLYAILVKKNLLKILIGLSIMETGVNLLLISVGYVSGRSAPILSEGIGPNQAVDPIPQALVLTAIVIGVATTAMALSVAMLIYEKYGTLNIEEIRRLRG; encoded by the coding sequence ATGATCAGCGTCTACTACTTCGGCGCCATAGCCCTCATCCTCGTGGGCCTCTACGCGATACTCGTCAAGAAGAACCTGCTCAAGATACTCATCGGACTCAGCATAATGGAAACCGGCGTGAACCTGCTCCTCATCAGCGTTGGCTACGTCTCCGGAAGGAGCGCACCCATACTGAGCGAGGGAATCGGCCCGAACCAGGCCGTTGACCCAATCCCTCAGGCCCTCGTGCTCACCGCGATAGTTATAGGCGTTGCCACCACCGCCATGGCCCTTAGCGTCGCCATGCTGATCTACGAGAAGTACGGAACCCTTAACATCGAGGAGATAAGGAGGTTGAGAGGATGA
- a CDS encoding radical SAM protein: MIEVRLPHTHFEDTGESIRLVWRETLYADFEKDELARVIKRKYRVKPAITARDGALLVDTDYPDVEKYIAIYIQNNLGALLRNRYTGRKVIYIHEGMDVPLLGYNAFGLIDRGTNLIQVRGVSGCNLSCVFCSVDEGPYSRTRKLDYVVDVDYLMKWFDEVARIKGRGLEAHLDGQGEPLIYPFRVELVQALREHPHVSIISMQSNGTLLNDRLVEELAEAGLDRVNLSIHSLDPDKARMLMGMKSYDLEHVLDMAEALVNAGIDVLLAPVIIFGVNDDEAEAFIEFARKIGAGKRWPALGFQNYIPYKFGRNPTIAKLVPFKDFYAWLRKLEEKTGMRPLVLKPKHFGMEKREFIPLSFRPGEIVKAEIVLPGRIKGEMLAKARNRLIEVINTDAEIGDRIKIRIVRTRHGIYIGTPI; encoded by the coding sequence ATGATCGAGGTAAGGCTTCCTCATACTCATTTTGAAGACACCGGTGAGAGCATCAGGCTGGTCTGGCGCGAGACGCTCTACGCTGACTTTGAGAAGGACGAGCTTGCGAGAGTGATTAAAAGGAAATATCGCGTGAAACCAGCCATAACCGCGAGGGACGGTGCCCTCCTAGTGGACACCGATTATCCCGACGTTGAGAAGTACATAGCTATCTACATCCAGAACAACCTCGGTGCTCTCTTGAGAAACCGGTACACGGGAAGAAAGGTCATCTACATCCATGAGGGTATGGACGTTCCGCTCCTTGGCTACAACGCCTTCGGTCTGATCGACAGGGGGACCAACCTCATTCAGGTCCGCGGCGTGAGTGGCTGCAACCTCAGCTGCGTGTTCTGCTCGGTGGACGAGGGGCCTTACTCGAGAACGAGGAAGCTCGACTACGTGGTTGACGTTGACTACCTCATGAAGTGGTTCGACGAGGTTGCGAGGATAAAGGGCAGGGGCCTTGAGGCCCACCTGGACGGGCAGGGCGAACCCCTTATCTATCCCTTCCGTGTCGAGCTCGTTCAGGCCCTTCGGGAGCATCCCCACGTTTCTATCATCTCAATGCAGAGCAACGGAACGCTTCTGAACGATAGGCTCGTTGAGGAGCTGGCGGAGGCGGGCCTCGATAGGGTTAACCTCTCCATCCACTCCCTCGACCCGGACAAGGCGAGGATGCTCATGGGAATGAAGAGCTACGACCTTGAGCACGTTCTGGACATGGCGGAGGCTTTAGTCAACGCCGGAATAGACGTCCTCCTCGCCCCGGTCATAATCTTCGGGGTAAACGACGACGAGGCCGAGGCCTTCATAGAATTCGCCAGGAAGATAGGTGCCGGAAAGCGCTGGCCTGCCCTCGGCTTCCAGAACTACATACCCTACAAGTTCGGCAGGAACCCGACGATAGCAAAGCTCGTTCCCTTCAAGGACTTCTACGCATGGCTCAGAAAACTTGAGGAGAAGACCGGAATGAGGCCGCTCGTCCTGAAGCCGAAGCACTTCGGCATGGAAAAGCGTGAGTTCATCCCCCTATCCTTCCGACCGGGGGAAATCGTCAAGGCAGAGATAGTTCTCCCGGGGAGAATAAAGGGCGAGATGCTGGCAAAAGCTAGGAACAGACTCATCGAGGTCATAAACACGGACGCCGAGATAGGAGACAGGATAAAAATAAGGATAGTCCGTACCAGGCACGGCATCTACATCGGCACGCCGATCTAA
- a CDS encoding respiratory chain complex I subunit 1 family protein: MIDWKLILEVIGMLIYATFMGFIFMGIERKAMARIQRRVGPPIYQPIIDTLKLLGKKESVTHGFIYDFGPIFALGASIAALLFIPLAGFRLFSVNADLIVVAYLLEVPMLGIMLGAMSSGNPYSAVGVQRGLLTMVAMQLPYGLALIAVIQHWGTFKLNELVSLQQAHGWSILVPALFVAMIVFDIVFQAMLGLEPFDIITAPAEISMGPMVEYGGKHAALLFTQHAVQLFAETAFFAVIFLGGASNLLELLIKQIAVLFIAIFVASIYPRFTIDQAAKFFWKWPTILGIIAVLLTM; this comes from the coding sequence ATGATTGACTGGAAGCTCATCTTGGAAGTCATCGGAATGCTGATATACGCCACCTTCATGGGCTTCATATTCATGGGCATAGAGAGGAAGGCCATGGCAAGGATTCAGCGCCGCGTTGGACCGCCGATATATCAGCCGATAATAGACACCCTCAAGCTACTGGGCAAGAAGGAGAGCGTCACCCATGGATTCATCTACGACTTCGGCCCGATATTCGCCCTTGGAGCCAGCATCGCAGCGCTGCTCTTCATCCCCCTCGCAGGCTTCCGCCTCTTCAGCGTCAACGCCGACCTCATCGTCGTTGCATATCTCCTTGAGGTGCCGATGCTCGGCATAATGCTCGGTGCGATGAGCTCAGGAAACCCCTACTCAGCGGTCGGTGTCCAGCGTGGACTGCTCACCATGGTGGCCATGCAGCTGCCATACGGTCTCGCGCTGATAGCCGTCATCCAGCACTGGGGAACCTTCAAGCTGAACGAGCTGGTGTCCCTCCAGCAGGCCCACGGATGGAGCATCCTCGTCCCGGCGCTCTTCGTTGCAATGATAGTCTTCGACATAGTCTTCCAGGCGATGCTCGGTCTTGAGCCCTTCGACATAATCACCGCCCCGGCGGAAATCTCGATGGGTCCCATGGTCGAGTACGGCGGCAAGCACGCGGCGTTGCTCTTTACCCAGCACGCGGTTCAGCTCTTCGCGGAGACGGCATTCTTTGCGGTAATCTTCCTCGGAGGAGCCAGCAACCTGCTCGAGCTGCTCATCAAGCAGATAGCGGTGCTCTTCATAGCGATATTCGTGGCCAGCATCTACCCGAGGTTCACCATAGACCAGGCGGCCAAGTTCTTCTGGAAGTGGCCGACCATACTGGGAATAATAGCCGTGCTCCTGACGATGTGA
- the mnhG gene encoding monovalent cation/H(+) antiporter subunit G encodes MNALTAIGEILVLLGTFFYFLSALGLIRMPDVYNRMQTSTKSATLGSLGVLVGVGIWALGTDFGSIPWLTKTIVIAVFLLLTNPISAHALIRAAYKSGIPLWEGSVVDKYREHLEAKEREEVEETPAEEGGEE; translated from the coding sequence ATGAACGCGCTCACTGCCATCGGTGAAATCCTCGTGCTGCTGGGAACGTTCTTCTACTTCCTGTCGGCACTAGGTCTTATCAGAATGCCGGACGTCTACAACAGGATGCAGACCTCGACCAAGAGCGCGACGCTTGGAAGCCTCGGTGTCCTGGTGGGCGTCGGCATCTGGGCGCTCGGCACTGACTTCGGAAGCATCCCCTGGCTCACGAAGACCATCGTCATCGCGGTCTTTCTGCTGCTCACCAACCCGATAAGCGCCCACGCGCTCATAAGGGCGGCCTACAAGAGCGGCATACCCCTCTGGGAGGGCAGCGTCGTTGACAAGTACAGGGAGCACCTGGAGGCCAAGGAGAGGGAGGAAGTTGAAGAAACACCCGCTGAGGAGGGTGGTGAGGAATGA